The Streptomyces sp. NL15-2K genome contains a region encoding:
- a CDS encoding glycoside hydrolase family 97 protein codes for MVVPIRTAVAALCAGLVATLLTSGPARAEQREHVWTVSGPGHASAHEPRARISLDDTTGTVSLSVNRGGHTVVEPSPVGIVTEQADLSQDLRFLHRKDRLIDERYRAKSGKRLDRRVRMNETRLSFATPAGARLDLVVRASADGVAYRYVLPAGYGDVLGETSAFNLPPDASAWLGTYRADNEGQFAQYTAATAPTGEYSDQALFATDGGYTLLAESDLTGTYSGARLAHDQGTGTYRIELADDRVHTDGPLATPWRAMVTGDLATVTRSTFTDDLAPASKVADSSWIRPGTVLWTWLAGGRPAGQSLAAQKAYVDYAAERNWPYEAVDAGWYFKTDEWDTTDPNWQTNSWMPELVDYARAKGVGIIVWIHQRDLDTPEERAQWLPTLERWGVKGVKIDFMDSEAQPMLRWYDTILQETAAHHLMVNFHGSTVPKGIQRTWPQVMTLEGVAGEEKRTNTAAHLTTLPFTRNVIGSMDFTPGAFQRVGLRPNSDAAEVGLTVAYESGLQMLAGTPESYDARPLARDYFDQVPAAWDDTRLLAGRPGQEAVLARRSGDRWFLGGVYAGTARTAEVPLTIGPGRWLVETIQDGTDGLVQNRRILRGGDTLGVDVVAGGGFAAIACPWRAGVTTCYR; via the coding sequence ATGGTGGTTCCGATCAGAACCGCGGTCGCCGCGCTCTGCGCCGGGCTGGTGGCCACACTTCTCACATCCGGCCCCGCTCGGGCCGAACAACGCGAGCATGTCTGGACCGTGTCCGGACCCGGGCACGCCTCGGCGCATGAACCGAGAGCGCGCATATCCCTGGACGACACGACCGGCACCGTCAGTCTGTCGGTGAACCGGGGAGGGCATACGGTCGTCGAGCCGTCGCCCGTCGGCATCGTCACCGAACAGGCCGACCTCTCCCAGGACTTGCGCTTCCTGCACCGCAAGGACCGGCTGATCGACGAGCGGTACCGGGCGAAGTCCGGCAAACGACTGGACCGCCGGGTCCGCATGAACGAGACACGCCTGTCGTTCGCCACCCCCGCCGGCGCCCGGCTCGACCTCGTCGTCCGCGCCTCCGCCGACGGCGTCGCCTACCGGTACGTCCTGCCCGCCGGGTACGGCGACGTGCTCGGCGAGACCTCCGCGTTCAACCTGCCGCCGGACGCGAGCGCCTGGCTCGGCACCTACCGGGCCGACAACGAGGGCCAGTTCGCCCAGTACACCGCCGCGACCGCGCCGACCGGGGAGTACTCGGACCAGGCGCTGTTCGCGACCGACGGCGGCTACACGTTGCTCGCCGAGTCCGACCTCACCGGCACGTACTCCGGTGCCAGGCTCGCCCACGACCAGGGCACCGGCACCTACCGGATCGAGCTCGCGGACGACCGCGTCCACACCGACGGCCCTCTCGCCACCCCTTGGCGGGCCATGGTCACCGGTGACCTCGCCACCGTCACCCGATCCACCTTCACCGACGACCTCGCCCCCGCCTCCAAGGTCGCCGACTCCTCCTGGATCCGGCCCGGCACCGTGCTGTGGACCTGGCTCGCCGGCGGCCGCCCGGCCGGCCAGAGCCTCGCCGCGCAGAAGGCCTACGTCGACTACGCCGCCGAGCGGAACTGGCCGTACGAGGCCGTCGACGCGGGCTGGTACTTCAAGACCGACGAGTGGGACACCACCGACCCGAACTGGCAGACCAACAGCTGGATGCCCGAACTCGTCGACTACGCGCGAGCCAAGGGCGTCGGCATCATCGTCTGGATCCACCAGCGTGACCTCGACACACCCGAGGAACGCGCCCAGTGGCTGCCCACCCTGGAGCGGTGGGGCGTCAAAGGCGTCAAGATCGACTTCATGGACTCCGAGGCGCAGCCCATGCTCCGGTGGTACGACACCATCCTCCAGGAGACCGCCGCTCACCACCTCATGGTCAACTTCCACGGCTCGACCGTCCCGAAGGGCATCCAGCGCACCTGGCCCCAGGTCATGACCCTGGAGGGCGTCGCGGGAGAGGAGAAGCGAACCAACACCGCCGCCCACCTCACCACCCTGCCCTTCACCCGCAACGTCATCGGCTCCATGGACTTCACCCCCGGCGCCTTCCAGCGCGTCGGCCTGCGCCCCAACTCCGACGCGGCCGAGGTCGGGCTCACGGTCGCCTACGAGTCGGGCCTCCAGATGTTGGCGGGCACCCCCGAGTCGTACGACGCCCGGCCGCTCGCCCGGGACTACTTCGATCAGGTCCCCGCGGCCTGGGACGACACCCGGCTGCTCGCCGGCCGCCCCGGCCAGGAAGCCGTGCTGGCCCGCCGCAGTGGCGACCGCTGGTTCCTGGGCGGGGTGTACGCCGGCACCGCCCGCACCGCCGAGGTCCCGTTGACCATCGGCCCAGGGCGGTGGCTCGTCGAGACGATCCAGGACGGCACCGACGGGCTCGTCCAGAACCGGCGGATACTGCGAGGCGGCGACACGCTCGGCGTGGACGTCGTCGCGGGCGGCGGCTTCGCCGCGATCGCCTGCCCCTGGCGCGCGGGCGTCACCACCTGTTACCGCTGA
- a CDS encoding ATP-binding cassette domain-containing protein, whose amino-acid sequence MVSLPAPPLLALRGVCKRFGVVEVLSDIELEIHAGQVVALLGDNGAGKSTLVKAISGVTPADKGVIEWEGRAVNIKRPHDARDLGIATVYQDLALCGNLDVVGNLFLGREIRRYGFLDEVEMERRTRHLLERLTRAVPDLRAPVVSLSSGQRQTVAIARSLLGEPRVLLLDEPTAALGIEQTAEVLDLVDHLRDRGVGVLLISHNMGDVKALADRAAVLRLGRNNGFFDVNTASQEQIISSITGATENVPRRPAPQEAGW is encoded by the coding sequence ATGGTTTCATTGCCGGCTCCCCCCTTGCTGGCACTGCGCGGCGTGTGCAAGCGCTTCGGCGTCGTCGAGGTCCTCTCGGACATCGAGCTGGAGATTCACGCCGGCCAGGTCGTCGCTCTTCTGGGCGACAACGGGGCAGGCAAGTCCACCCTGGTCAAAGCGATCTCCGGCGTCACCCCCGCGGACAAGGGCGTCATCGAGTGGGAGGGCCGGGCGGTCAACATCAAACGCCCCCACGACGCCCGGGACCTCGGCATCGCCACCGTCTACCAGGATCTCGCGCTGTGCGGGAACCTCGACGTCGTCGGCAACCTGTTCCTCGGACGGGAGATCCGCAGGTACGGGTTCCTCGACGAGGTGGAGATGGAGCGCCGCACCAGACATCTGCTGGAACGTCTGACCAGGGCCGTCCCCGATCTGCGCGCCCCTGTCGTCTCGCTGTCCAGCGGCCAGCGGCAGACGGTCGCCATCGCACGCTCGCTCCTCGGCGAGCCGCGGGTCCTCCTCCTGGACGAACCGACCGCGGCTCTGGGAATCGAGCAGACCGCCGAGGTACTGGACCTCGTGGACCACCTGCGTGACCGCGGTGTGGGCGTGCTGCTCATCAGCCACAACATGGGCGACGTCAAAGCGCTCGCGGACCGGGCCGCCGTGCTGCGGCTCGGTCGCAACAACGGCTTCTTCGACGTGAACACCGCGTCTCAGGAACAGATCATCTCCTCCATCACCGGCGCCACGGAAAACGTGCCCCGCCGGCCGGCCCCGCAAGAGGCGGGATGGTGA
- a CDS encoding sugar ABC transporter permease, protein MHNMADHTRAEPTAPRTEARPPHRERAIARALESWVAVFRRKLSAGELGWLPVVLVLAAVWITFQTLNENFLSPRNLSNLSVDIVGTGLIAVGIVFVLLLGELDLSVGSISGLAAAVFAVLNVNNGVPEWLALIIAVLVGTVTGAVQGFSFARARVPAFVVTLAGLLTWNGLMLYILGTSGTVNLDENGLVAKLTSYYFTHDAAAYGVAAIGAGMVFLVSHQDRRRRMAVGMPHRSLRGIAVRTGALAAIAFAAAYLLNRFQGLPLALLIFLVVVAGLDIILRRTHYGRQVYALGGGVEAARRASLSVIRVQTAVLAVSGTMAAVGGLFLASRITSVSQGSGSGVLLLNAIAAAVIGGTSLFGGRGTTWSAVLGILVIQSIASGMAITDTPAAVQFIITGGVLFAAVVIDSLSRRTQEAHGRA, encoded by the coding sequence ATGCACAACATGGCGGACCACACGCGGGCCGAACCCACCGCGCCGCGCACCGAGGCTCGTCCCCCGCACCGGGAGCGGGCCATCGCCCGTGCCCTGGAGAGCTGGGTCGCCGTCTTCCGGCGCAAGCTGAGCGCCGGAGAACTCGGCTGGCTCCCCGTCGTCCTCGTCCTCGCCGCGGTCTGGATCACCTTCCAGACCCTCAACGAGAACTTCCTCTCCCCCCGGAACCTGTCCAATCTCAGCGTGGACATCGTGGGCACGGGCCTGATCGCGGTCGGCATCGTCTTCGTGCTGCTGCTCGGCGAGCTCGACCTGTCGGTCGGCTCGATCAGCGGTCTCGCGGCGGCTGTCTTCGCCGTTCTGAACGTCAACAACGGCGTGCCGGAATGGCTCGCCCTCATCATCGCCGTGCTCGTGGGGACCGTCACCGGAGCCGTCCAGGGCTTCTCCTTCGCCAGAGCCCGGGTACCGGCGTTCGTCGTCACGCTCGCGGGGCTGCTCACCTGGAACGGCCTCATGCTCTACATCCTCGGGACCAGCGGCACCGTCAACCTCGACGAGAACGGCCTTGTCGCCAAGCTGACCAGCTATTACTTCACCCATGACGCCGCCGCCTACGGCGTGGCCGCGATCGGCGCGGGCATGGTCTTCCTCGTCTCCCACCAGGACAGGCGGCGCCGCATGGCCGTGGGCATGCCACACCGCTCGCTCCGCGGAATCGCGGTGCGCACGGGAGCACTCGCGGCGATCGCGTTCGCCGCCGCGTATCTGCTCAACCGTTTCCAGGGTCTGCCGCTCGCGCTCCTGATCTTCCTGGTGGTGGTGGCCGGCCTCGACATCATTCTCCGCCGCACGCACTACGGGCGGCAGGTCTACGCACTCGGCGGCGGCGTCGAGGCGGCCCGGCGCGCCAGCCTCAGCGTGATCCGCGTGCAGACCGCGGTGCTCGCCGTCTCGGGCACCATGGCCGCGGTCGGCGGCCTGTTCCTGGCCTCCCGCATCACCTCGGTGAGCCAGGGCTCGGGCTCGGGCGTCCTCCTGCTCAACGCCATCGCGGCAGCCGTCATCGGTGGCACCAGCCTGTTCGGAGGACGCGGTACGACCTGGTCCGCGGTGCTCGGCATCCTGGTCATCCAGTCGATCGCCTCGGGCATGGCGATCACGGACACCCCCGCCGCCGTCCAGTTCATCATCACGGGCGGGGTGCTCTTCGCAGCGGTGGTCATCGACTCGCTGTCGCGACGCACGCAGGAGGCACACGGGCGGGCTTGA